One Sagittula stellata E-37 genomic window carries:
- the prfA gene encoding peptide chain release factor 1: protein MIPSDRLHQIKARLEYVEAQMATGGGDIVALGREFAELSPVVRQIAEWERLTSDIEEAEAMLADPEMRALAEEELPDLRAALPAAEKAVQLALLPKDAADARPAVLEIRPGTGGDEAALFAGDLARMYQRYAEAHGWRWDVIEEQMSELGGVKELVVRVVGEGVFARLKFESGVHRVQRVPETESGGRIHTSAATVAVLPEAEEVDIAIAAADIRIDTMRSSGAGGQHVNTTDSAVRITHLPTGIVVTSSEKSQHRNREIAMQVLRTRLFDLERSKADAARSADRKAQVGSGDRSERIRTYNFPQGRMTDHRIGLTLYKLDAIMGGDLDEIIDALISEHQAALLAEMDG, encoded by the coding sequence ATGATCCCTTCTGACCGTTTGCACCAGATCAAGGCGCGGCTCGAATATGTCGAGGCGCAGATGGCCACCGGCGGCGGGGACATCGTGGCGCTTGGCCGCGAGTTCGCCGAACTGTCCCCGGTGGTGCGCCAGATCGCGGAGTGGGAACGGCTGACCTCCGACATCGAGGAGGCCGAGGCAATGCTGGCGGACCCGGAAATGCGCGCGCTGGCCGAAGAGGAGTTGCCGGACCTGCGCGCGGCACTGCCCGCGGCGGAGAAGGCGGTTCAGCTTGCGCTTCTGCCGAAGGACGCAGCCGATGCGCGCCCGGCGGTGCTGGAGATCCGGCCCGGCACGGGCGGCGACGAGGCGGCGCTTTTCGCGGGCGACCTGGCGCGCATGTACCAGCGCTACGCAGAGGCGCACGGCTGGCGTTGGGATGTCATCGAAGAGCAGATGTCAGAGCTGGGCGGCGTGAAGGAACTGGTGGTGCGGGTCGTGGGCGAAGGCGTCTTTGCCCGGCTGAAGTTCGAATCGGGTGTGCACCGCGTGCAGCGCGTGCCGGAGACGGAATCGGGCGGACGTATTCACACGTCCGCCGCGACGGTGGCCGTTCTGCCGGAGGCGGAGGAGGTCGATATCGCCATCGCCGCCGCCGATATCCGGATCGACACCATGCGGTCGTCGGGCGCGGGCGGGCAGCACGTCAACACCACGGATTCGGCGGTGCGGATCACCCACCTGCCGACCGGCATCGTCGTGACCTCGTCCGAGAAGTCGCAGCACCGCAACCGCGAGATCGCCATGCAGGTCCTGCGCACGCGGCTGTTCGACCTGGAACGGTCGAAGGCGGATGCCGCGCGCTCGGCGGACCGCAAGGCGCAGGTGGGGTCGGGCGACCGGAGCGAGCGCATCCGCACCTACAACTTTCCTCAGGGCCGGATGACGGACCACCGGATCGGGCTGACGCTCTACAAGCTGGACGCGATCATGGGCGGCGACCTCGACGAGATCATCGACGCCCTGATCTCGGAACACCAGGCGGCGCTGCTGGCGGAGATGGACGGGTGA
- a CDS encoding acyl carrier protein, with translation MSDIADRVKKIVVEHLSVDEDKVVESASFIDDLGADSLDTVELVMAFEEEFGIEIPDDAAETIQTFGDAVKFITEAQ, from the coding sequence ATGAGCGACATCGCAGATCGCGTGAAGAAAATTGTGGTCGAGCACCTGAGCGTTGACGAGGACAAGGTCGTCGAATCGGCGTCGTTCATCGACGACCTCGGCGCGGACAGCCTCGACACCGTTGAGCTGGTGATGGCGTTCGAAGAAGAGTTCGGCATCGAGATCCCGGACGACGCGGCCGAGACCATCCAGACCTTCGGCGACGCGGTGAAGTTCATCACCGAAGCGCAGTAA
- a CDS encoding cytochrome b/b6 domain-containing protein, which translates to MSLTNTATRYGTVAKTLHWAVALGILAMFPLGFLASNAGYDTAEQLATKATLFSIHKTLGVTILALAVIRIAWAVTQPKPVALHPDRRAETFLAELVHWLLYGSLVLVPLSGWIEHAATEGFAPIWWPFGQSLPFVPKSPALAEVFATIHYVLQWVMLGSVGLHVAGALKHALIDRDATLRRMWFGRTDAGERPAPRHTIAAPTGALATWVLAFAIAGASGLFSHDTSASPGPAPLRPALAQVESDWRVTEGTLGISVQQFGKTVEGSFADWTADIAFDDSEGTGRKGDVAVTISIPSLSLGSVTKQALGPEYFDAEQFATATFTAPITRTADGYVADGTLSLRGTEVPVTLPFTLDLSDGTAHMAGTTTLDRRAFGMGETMTDPAQLGFDVQVSVKLTATRAGGS; encoded by the coding sequence ATGTCCCTGACCAACACCGCCACACGGTACGGCACCGTCGCCAAGACGCTGCACTGGGCCGTGGCGCTTGGCATCCTCGCCATGTTCCCCTTGGGGTTCCTCGCCTCGAACGCGGGGTATGACACGGCCGAGCAGCTGGCGACCAAGGCCACGCTGTTTTCCATCCACAAGACTCTGGGCGTGACGATCCTCGCGCTTGCCGTCATCCGCATCGCCTGGGCGGTCACGCAGCCCAAACCGGTTGCGCTGCACCCCGACCGCCGCGCCGAGACCTTCCTGGCCGAACTGGTGCACTGGTTGCTGTACGGCAGCCTCGTTCTCGTGCCGCTGTCGGGATGGATCGAACACGCCGCGACCGAAGGTTTCGCGCCGATCTGGTGGCCTTTCGGCCAAAGCCTGCCCTTCGTGCCCAAGAGCCCCGCACTGGCCGAGGTCTTCGCCACCATCCACTACGTGCTGCAGTGGGTGATGCTGGGGTCGGTCGGGCTTCACGTCGCAGGCGCCCTGAAACACGCGCTGATCGACCGGGACGCCACGCTTCGGCGGATGTGGTTCGGGCGGACGGATGCCGGAGAGCGTCCGGCCCCGCGTCACACCATTGCCGCGCCCACCGGCGCGCTGGCCACATGGGTCCTGGCGTTTGCCATTGCCGGCGCCTCCGGCCTGTTCAGCCACGACACCAGTGCGTCCCCGGGACCGGCCCCGCTGCGCCCCGCGCTGGCGCAGGTCGAAAGCGACTGGCGGGTGACCGAAGGGACGCTTGGCATCTCTGTCCAGCAGTTCGGAAAGACGGTCGAGGGCTCCTTTGCCGACTGGACCGCCGACATCGCCTTCGACGACAGCGAGGGCACGGGCCGGAAGGGCGACGTCGCCGTGACCATTTCGATCCCGTCCCTGTCGCTTGGCAGCGTGACAAAGCAGGCTCTTGGCCCTGAGTATTTCGATGCGGAGCAGTTCGCGACGGCGACCTTCACCGCACCGATCACCCGCACCGCCGATGGCTACGTCGCCGATGGGACGTTGAGCTTGCGCGGGACGGAGGTGCCGGTCACCCTGCCCTTCACGCTGGATCTGTCGGACGGCACTGCGCATATGGCTGGCACCACCACGCTCGACCGTCGCGCCTTCGGCATGGGCGAGACGATGACCGATCCGGCACAGCTTGGGTTCGACGTGCAGGTAAGCGTCAAACTGACCGCCACGCGCGCAGGCGGCTCCTGA
- the mazG gene encoding nucleoside triphosphate pyrophosphohydrolase, translating to MTDLIHDPNGGMPRLLEIMRRLRDPETGCPWDLEQDFASIAPYTIEEAYEVADAIDRKTWDELKGELGDLLFQSVFHAQMAEEKGLFSFDEVADTMSDKMVARHPHVFGDESRDKSADQQTLDWEKIKAAERASKAQKGTLDGVALGLPALMRAVKLQKRAARVGFDWPDAGHVMDKLVEELEEIRQAEDKDQQIEEFGDMLFVVANLARHLDIDPEAALRAANGKFTRRFKYIEDRLSQDGRRPEDSDLAEMDRLWDAAKAQEKA from the coding sequence ATGACAGACCTGATCCACGACCCGAATGGCGGGATGCCGCGCCTGCTGGAGATCATGCGCCGCCTGCGCGATCCCGAAACCGGCTGCCCGTGGGACCTGGAGCAGGACTTTGCCAGCATTGCGCCCTACACCATCGAAGAGGCCTACGAGGTCGCCGACGCCATCGACCGCAAGACCTGGGACGAGCTGAAGGGCGAGCTGGGCGACCTGCTATTCCAGTCGGTTTTCCACGCGCAAATGGCCGAAGAGAAAGGGCTTTTCTCATTCGACGAGGTGGCCGACACGATGTCGGACAAGATGGTCGCCCGTCATCCGCACGTCTTCGGCGACGAAAGCCGCGACAAGTCCGCCGACCAGCAGACCCTCGACTGGGAAAAGATCAAGGCCGCCGAACGCGCGTCGAAGGCGCAGAAAGGCACGCTGGACGGCGTTGCACTGGGACTGCCCGCCCTGATGCGCGCCGTGAAGCTCCAGAAGCGCGCCGCACGGGTGGGCTTCGACTGGCCCGACGCGGGGCACGTCATGGACAAGCTGGTGGAGGAACTGGAGGAAATCCGCCAAGCGGAGGACAAGGATCAGCAGATCGAGGAATTCGGCGACATGCTGTTCGTCGTGGCCAACCTTGCCCGCCATCTCGACATCGACCCGGAGGCGGCGCTGCGGGCTGCCAATGGCAAGTTCACCCGCCGGTTCAAATACATAGAAGATCGCCTGTCACAGGATGGGCGCCGCCCGGAGGACAGCGACCTTGCCGAAATGGACAGGCTCTGGGACGCGGCCAAAGCGCAGGAAAAAGCCTGA
- the fabG gene encoding 3-oxoacyl-ACP reductase FabG — MFDLTGKTALVTGASGGIGGAVAKALHGAGATVGLSGTRTEPLEALAAELGARAHVLPCNLSDADAVNALPKQAVEAMGSLDILVNNAGITRDNLFMRMSEEEWAQVLEVNLTSTFRLCKGVLRGMMKARWGRIVNISSVVGATGNPGQGNYAAAKAGLVGMSKSLAYEVASRGITVNAVAPGFIETAMTDKLNEDQKGAILNQIPAGRMGTSEEVAAAVLYLASPEAAYVTGATLHVNGGMAML, encoded by the coding sequence ATGTTCGATCTGACAGGCAAGACGGCGCTGGTGACCGGCGCATCGGGGGGCATTGGCGGCGCGGTCGCGAAGGCACTGCACGGCGCGGGGGCCACGGTGGGGCTTTCGGGCACACGTACCGAACCTCTTGAGGCGCTGGCGGCAGAACTGGGTGCGCGCGCGCATGTGCTGCCCTGCAACCTGTCTGACGCCGATGCGGTGAACGCTCTGCCCAAACAGGCGGTCGAAGCGATGGGCAGCCTCGACATCCTGGTGAACAATGCGGGGATCACCCGCGACAACCTCTTCATGCGCATGTCCGAAGAGGAATGGGCACAGGTGCTGGAAGTGAACCTCACCTCCACCTTCCGGCTGTGCAAGGGCGTGCTGCGCGGCATGATGAAGGCGCGCTGGGGCCGGATCGTGAACATCTCGTCGGTGGTGGGTGCCACGGGCAACCCGGGGCAAGGCAACTATGCTGCCGCCAAGGCGGGGCTCGTCGGCATGTCGAAATCGCTGGCCTACGAGGTCGCCAGCCGTGGGATCACGGTGAACGCGGTGGCGCCGGGCTTCATCGAGACGGCGATGACCGACAAACTGAACGAGGACCAGAAGGGCGCAATCCTCAACCAGATTCCTGCGGGTCGCATGGGCACGTCCGAGGAAGTCGCGGCGGCGGTTCTCTACCTGGCCAGCCCCGAGGCTGCCTATGTCACAGGCGCCACGCTTCACGTGAACGGCGGAATGGCGATGCTGTGA
- a CDS encoding Fe(3+) ABC transporter substrate-binding protein yields the protein MFIRATTALTCLAMATPVMAQEVNVYSYRQPELLAPLTEAFTEETGIKVNVAFLEQGMVERLQAEGRRSPADVVLTVDISRLNAVVAAGVTQPVESDTLMKNVPAIYHDPDKQWWGLTTRARVVYASKERVAEGEVTTYEDLADPKWKGRICTRSGTHAYNVALVSAMLVHHGEEYTREWLEGVKANLARKPQGNDRAQVKAIWAGECDISLGNTYYMGQMLNDPEQKEWADSVDIVFPTFEESGTHVNISGVAMTAAAPNKENALKLMEFLTSPKAQEIYAEANYEYPIAPGAEPAELVESWGTFTPDETNLMTIAGERSAALKLIEEVDFDG from the coding sequence ATGTTCATTCGCGCCACCACCGCACTGACCTGTCTTGCCATGGCCACACCCGTGATGGCCCAGGAAGTCAACGTCTACAGCTACCGCCAGCCTGAACTTCTGGCACCGCTGACCGAGGCCTTCACCGAAGAGACCGGCATCAAGGTCAACGTCGCCTTTCTCGAACAGGGGATGGTCGAACGCCTGCAGGCCGAGGGTCGGCGCTCTCCGGCAGACGTCGTTCTGACGGTCGATATCTCGCGGTTGAACGCCGTCGTCGCGGCCGGTGTCACCCAGCCTGTCGAAAGCGACACGCTGATGAAGAACGTGCCGGCCATCTACCACGATCCGGACAAGCAGTGGTGGGGCCTCACCACCCGCGCCCGCGTCGTCTATGCCTCGAAAGAGCGCGTGGCTGAGGGCGAAGTGACCACCTACGAGGATCTCGCCGATCCGAAGTGGAAAGGCCGCATCTGCACCCGGTCCGGCACCCATGCCTACAACGTGGCGCTCGTCAGCGCGATGCTGGTTCACCACGGCGAAGAGTACACGCGAGAGTGGCTCGAAGGCGTGAAGGCCAACCTCGCCCGCAAGCCGCAGGGCAACGACCGCGCGCAGGTCAAGGCGATCTGGGCCGGCGAGTGCGACATCAGCCTCGGCAACACCTACTACATGGGCCAGATGCTGAACGACCCGGAACAGAAGGAATGGGCGGATTCGGTCGACATCGTGTTCCCGACCTTCGAGGAGTCCGGCACGCATGTGAACATCTCCGGCGTGGCAATGACCGCCGCCGCTCCGAACAAGGAGAACGCGCTGAAACTCATGGAATTCCTGACGTCGCCGAAGGCGCAGGAGATCTACGCAGAAGCGAACTACGAATACCCGATCGCACCCGGCGCAGAGCCGGCGGAACTGGTCGAGAGCTGGGGCACCTTCACCCCGGACGAAACCAACCTGATGACCATCGCGGGCGAACGGTCGGCGGCGCTCAAACTGATCGAGGAAGTCGACTTCGACGGCTGA
- a CDS encoding M20 aminoacylase family protein produces the protein MAIVNSISALEEEMTGWRRHLHRTPELGLDCFKTAAFIVEKLKEFGITEIHEGIARSGVVAIIEGRAPGRTIGLRADMDALPMDDLSGTEYASTVPGLAHTCGHDGHTTMLLGAGKYLSETRNFAGRVALIFQPAEENEGGGRIMVEEGIMDRFDIEEVFGIHNSPGAPEGSLNTNHGALLAGVDEFTVHIKGIGGHGAQPQNTVDPVVAAASMVMSIQTILGRNLSALDRVVVSVTQIHTGSAMNIVPETAMLNGTVRYYDTDAQATVKSRLAEIVEFQARSFGCTAELVYEDGYPPTINHPEQAAFAAEVAREVVGADMVDEDTPPIMPGEDFAYMLQARPGAYLFLGQGDTPICHHPKYDFNDRIAPVGASFFARLVERALPVG, from the coding sequence ATGGCCATCGTGAATTCGATTTCGGCGCTGGAAGAGGAGATGACAGGATGGCGTCGACATCTTCACCGGACTCCGGAACTGGGGCTGGACTGCTTTAAGACAGCCGCCTTCATCGTTGAAAAGTTGAAGGAATTCGGGATCACGGAGATTCACGAGGGCATTGCCCGGTCGGGTGTCGTGGCGATCATCGAGGGGCGCGCGCCGGGCCGTACCATCGGGCTCAGGGCCGACATGGATGCGCTGCCGATGGACGACCTGTCGGGGACGGAATACGCCTCCACCGTGCCGGGTCTGGCGCACACCTGCGGACACGACGGCCACACGACGATGTTGCTGGGCGCTGGAAAGTATCTTTCCGAAACCCGGAATTTCGCCGGTCGCGTGGCGCTGATCTTTCAGCCGGCGGAGGAAAACGAAGGCGGCGGCCGGATCATGGTCGAAGAGGGAATCATGGACCGCTTCGACATCGAAGAGGTCTTTGGCATCCACAATTCCCCGGGCGCGCCCGAAGGATCGCTGAACACCAACCACGGCGCGCTTCTGGCGGGCGTCGATGAGTTCACCGTTCATATCAAGGGTATAGGGGGTCACGGCGCACAGCCGCAGAACACCGTGGACCCGGTTGTCGCAGCGGCGTCGATGGTGATGTCGATCCAGACGATCCTTGGCCGGAACCTGAGCGCGCTTGACCGGGTGGTGGTTAGCGTCACGCAGATCCACACCGGATCGGCCATGAACATCGTGCCGGAAACGGCCATGCTGAACGGCACGGTGCGCTACTACGACACGGACGCCCAGGCGACGGTGAAATCGCGTCTGGCGGAGATCGTGGAGTTCCAGGCCCGCAGCTTCGGCTGCACGGCGGAGCTGGTCTACGAGGACGGTTATCCGCCCACGATCAACCACCCCGAGCAGGCGGCCTTTGCCGCCGAGGTGGCGCGCGAGGTCGTGGGGGCCGACATGGTCGACGAGGACACGCCGCCGATCATGCCGGGCGAGGATTTCGCCTATATGCTGCAGGCGCGGCCCGGGGCGTATCTGTTCCTGGGGCAGGGCGATACGCCGATCTGCCACCACCCCAAGTACGACTTCAACGACCGTATCGCGCCGGTCGGGGCAAGCTTTTTCGCCCGCCTGGTAGAGCGCGCGCTGCCCGTCGGTTAA
- a CDS encoding glutathione S-transferase family protein, with amino-acid sequence MKNITITAYDWVPDFAQGHVRDLRVRWALREAGLPYDVTLIEQGRQTEPGHLARQPFAQVPTLDADEARLFESGAIVWRIAERSPTLMPEDAADRDSALSWCFSALNSVEPFVAQLTFLSIFAQDKEAAGRLVPQITALVERKLKRLSDALGDKDWLVADRFTAADVLMVTVLRDVPEVTLAAYPALRAYRDRGTARPAFAAALAEQMAPFAEHAPRYEKAS; translated from the coding sequence ATGAAGAACATCACGATCACCGCCTACGATTGGGTTCCGGATTTTGCACAGGGGCACGTCCGCGACCTGCGCGTCCGCTGGGCTCTGCGCGAGGCGGGGCTGCCCTACGACGTGACACTGATCGAACAGGGCCGGCAGACAGAGCCGGGACACCTCGCCCGCCAGCCCTTTGCACAGGTGCCGACGCTCGACGCGGACGAGGCCAGGCTGTTCGAAAGCGGGGCCATCGTCTGGCGCATCGCGGAACGGTCCCCGACCTTGATGCCCGAGGACGCCGCCGACCGCGACTCGGCCCTGTCGTGGTGCTTTTCCGCGCTGAACTCGGTCGAGCCCTTCGTGGCCCAGCTGACCTTCCTGTCGATCTTCGCGCAGGACAAGGAGGCCGCCGGGCGTCTCGTTCCGCAGATCACCGCGCTTGTCGAGCGCAAGCTCAAACGGCTGTCCGATGCGCTCGGCGACAAGGACTGGCTGGTCGCCGACCGCTTCACCGCAGCCGATGTCCTGATGGTGACGGTCCTGCGCGACGTGCCCGAAGTCACGCTTGCCGCCTACCCGGCACTCCGGGCCTATCGCGACCGTGGCACCGCGCGGCCCGCCTTTGCGGCAGCGCTCGCCGAACAGATGGCGCCCTTCGCGGAACACGCGCCGCGCTACGAAAAAGCGTCCTGA
- the fabD gene encoding ACP S-malonyltransferase — protein MTRAFIFPGQGAQTIGMGRDLAEAYPAARAVFDEVDAALNEKLSALIWEGDQDTLTLTENAQPALMATSIAALRALEAEGVSIEAASYVAGHSLGEYTALTAAGALTVSDAARLLRARGKAMQAAVPVGKGAMAAILGLDLAAVRGVVAEAAEGEVLAAANDNDPSQVVISGAKAAVERAVEIAKTKGAKRAVLLPVSAPFHCDLMGPAADIMAEALDDVNIDEPKVPLVANVRASAVTDVTLIRNLLVEQVCGAVRWRESVEYMVGKGVTEFWEIGAGKALSGMVRRIDRSAAVRNIGTAAEVAAAAASVKG, from the coding sequence ATGACCCGCGCTTTCATTTTTCCCGGGCAGGGTGCCCAGACCATCGGCATGGGGCGCGATCTTGCCGAAGCCTACCCGGCCGCCCGGGCCGTCTTCGATGAGGTCGACGCCGCACTGAACGAGAAGCTGTCGGCGCTGATCTGGGAGGGGGACCAGGACACGCTGACCCTGACCGAGAACGCGCAGCCTGCGCTCATGGCCACGTCCATCGCGGCGCTCAGGGCACTTGAGGCCGAAGGGGTGAGCATCGAGGCGGCGTCCTACGTAGCAGGCCACTCGCTGGGCGAGTACACGGCGCTGACTGCGGCGGGCGCCCTGACGGTGAGCGACGCGGCCCGATTGTTGCGCGCGCGCGGTAAGGCCATGCAGGCGGCAGTCCCGGTGGGCAAAGGCGCCATGGCGGCGATCCTCGGACTGGATCTCGCGGCGGTGCGTGGCGTCGTGGCAGAGGCAGCCGAGGGCGAGGTGCTGGCCGCGGCCAACGACAACGATCCGTCGCAGGTGGTGATTTCCGGCGCAAAGGCGGCGGTCGAACGTGCCGTCGAGATCGCCAAGACGAAGGGGGCAAAGCGCGCCGTTCTTCTGCCGGTCAGCGCCCCGTTCCACTGTGACCTCATGGGGCCGGCAGCCGATATCATGGCCGAGGCACTGGACGACGTGAACATCGACGAGCCGAAGGTGCCGTTGGTGGCCAACGTGCGTGCCAGTGCGGTGACCGATGTGACGCTGATCCGCAACCTGCTGGTCGAGCAGGTCTGCGGCGCCGTTCGGTGGCGCGAGTCCGTTGAGTACATGGTCGGCAAGGGCGTGACCGAATTCTGGGAAATCGGCGCGGGCAAGGCGCTGTCGGGCATGGTGCGCCGCATCGACCGGTCCGCCGCAGTGCGCAACATCGGCACCGCGGCCGAAGTGGCCGCCGCCGCTGCCAGCGTGAAGGGCTGA
- a CDS encoding amidohydrolase, with protein MVVVNRIAGFAEEMAGWRRHLHMNPELSLACHKTAAFVVDRLKEFGVDRIETGIAESGVVAVIDCGPGPVTALRADMDALPIQEATGAEWASRVDGQMHACGHDGHTAMLLGAAKYLCETRAFRGKVILLFQPAEETVGGARLMVEDGVFDRHGVEEVFALHTDPFAELGVFRTNPGSVMAAVDDYALTVRGKGGHAAYPHECRDPMPCALAVAHALQALPRTFDPLESLVVAVTQFHGGTAPNVVPDTVTLGGTVRSLSPEVRDRVEQRIRDIVAGAAAMHGVEAELDYHRNYPPTVNHPEQTGFAVDVAREVSGQVIDDLPPEMGAEDFSYMLEARPGSFLFLGQGLGPSVHHPEFDFNDEAAVIGASYFARLVERRHAS; from the coding sequence ATGGTGGTGGTGAACAGGATTGCCGGGTTCGCGGAGGAGATGGCCGGCTGGCGGCGGCACCTCCACATGAACCCGGAGCTGAGCCTCGCGTGTCACAAGACGGCGGCCTTCGTGGTGGACCGGCTGAAGGAATTCGGGGTCGACCGGATCGAGACCGGCATCGCGGAAAGCGGCGTCGTCGCGGTGATCGACTGCGGGCCGGGTCCGGTGACGGCACTCAGGGCCGACATGGATGCTTTGCCGATACAGGAGGCGACGGGTGCCGAATGGGCGTCGCGCGTCGATGGGCAGATGCACGCCTGCGGTCACGACGGGCACACCGCGATGCTGCTGGGCGCGGCGAAATACCTATGCGAAACAAGGGCTTTCAGGGGGAAGGTGATCCTCCTTTTCCAGCCCGCCGAAGAGACCGTCGGCGGCGCGCGCCTGATGGTGGAGGATGGGGTTTTCGACCGGCATGGAGTGGAGGAGGTCTTTGCCCTGCACACCGATCCCTTTGCCGAGCTAGGCGTCTTCCGCACCAATCCCGGGTCCGTCATGGCGGCGGTGGACGACTATGCGCTGACGGTGCGGGGCAAGGGCGGCCACGCGGCCTATCCGCACGAATGCCGCGACCCGATGCCCTGTGCGTTGGCCGTCGCGCACGCCTTGCAGGCGCTGCCACGGACGTTCGATCCGCTCGAAAGCCTCGTGGTGGCGGTCACGCAATTCCACGGCGGAACGGCGCCGAACGTGGTGCCGGACACGGTGACGCTGGGGGGCACGGTGCGCAGCCTGTCGCCTGAAGTGCGCGACCGGGTGGAGCAGCGGATCAGGGACATCGTGGCGGGGGCTGCGGCGATGCACGGCGTTGAGGCGGAACTCGACTACCATCGCAACTATCCGCCGACGGTGAATCACCCGGAGCAGACGGGATTCGCGGTCGATGTGGCGCGGGAGGTGTCCGGGCAGGTGATCGACGACCTGCCGCCGGAAATGGGGGCGGAGGACTTTTCCTACATGCTGGAAGCGCGGCCCGGCAGTTTTCTCTTTCTTGGGCAGGGGCTTGGCCCATCGGTGCACCATCCGGAGTTCGACTTCAACGACGAGGCGGCTGTCATAGGGGCAAGTTACTTTGCACGACTGGTAGAACGCAGACACGCATCGTGA
- the speB gene encoding agmatinase, which yields MSLEEAKTQIDHAFTREDLKGPSFENVFAGAPSFLRRKYTKDLTGVDVAVTGLPFDQAVTNRPGTRLGPRAIREASLLQTMDKPYGWDFDVLSEFAIADYGDMALDYAMPSEVPARVEAHVSGILDAGAACVALGGDHSVTWGCLRAYAKKHGPLSVIQFDAHTDTWADDDFDRVDHGTFMYKAAKEGIVVPERSVQIGIRTDNPDTLGFNIIDAREVHEIGAEQVAQRVHEIVGQAPCYLTFDIDALDPAFAPGTGTPVWGGLSSHQAAVILRRLAGLDLKGGDVVEVSPPFDTTGATAVAAAHVATEILCLWGWRQRSAVSG from the coding sequence ATGAGTCTGGAAGAGGCGAAGACGCAGATCGACCACGCGTTCACCCGCGAGGACCTGAAAGGGCCCTCGTTCGAGAACGTCTTTGCCGGGGCGCCGTCCTTCCTGCGCCGCAAGTACACCAAGGATCTGACCGGCGTGGACGTGGCGGTGACGGGGCTGCCCTTCGACCAGGCGGTGACCAACAGGCCCGGCACCCGGCTGGGTCCGCGCGCGATCCGCGAGGCGTCGCTGTTGCAGACGATGGACAAGCCCTATGGCTGGGATTTCGATGTGCTGTCGGAGTTCGCCATCGCGGATTACGGCGACATGGCGCTGGACTATGCCATGCCCTCAGAAGTGCCGGCGCGGGTCGAGGCGCATGTGAGCGGCATCCTCGACGCGGGCGCGGCCTGTGTGGCGCTTGGCGGCGACCACTCGGTGACCTGGGGCTGCCTGCGCGCCTATGCCAAGAAACACGGACCGCTGAGCGTGATCCAGTTCGACGCCCACACCGACACCTGGGCGGACGACGATTTCGACCGGGTGGATCATGGCACGTTCATGTACAAGGCGGCGAAGGAGGGGATCGTCGTGCCGGAGCGGTCGGTGCAGATCGGCATCCGGACGGACAACCCCGACACGCTGGGTTTCAACATCATCGACGCCCGCGAGGTCCACGAGATCGGCGCCGAGCAGGTGGCGCAGCGGGTGCACGAGATCGTGGGGCAGGCGCCCTGCTACCTGACCTTCGACATCGACGCGCTGGACCCCGCCTTCGCGCCGGGCACCGGGACGCCGGTCTGGGGCGGGCTGAGCAGCCACCAGGCGGCGGTGATCCTGCGGCGGCTTGCCGGGCTCGACCTGAAGGGCGGCGACGTGGTCGAGGTCTCGCCGCCGTTCGACACCACCGGCGCGACGGCTGTGGCCGCGGCGCATGTGGCGACAGAGATCCTGTGCCTCTGGGGCTGGCGCCAGCGGTCGGCGGTTTCCGGCTGA
- a CDS encoding DUF1499 domain-containing protein — MRLFFYLAVLCVIGGLAWIRFAPSDPAYWNVDPHVTADQDLADGVRRRIPGGEAVFERLNGIILATPRTDVLAGSVADGQVTYVTRSKWMGFPDYTTVKLNGDVLELWARLRFGRSDMGVNRDRVEGWLAQLGAGRDS, encoded by the coding sequence GTGCGCTTATTCTTCTATCTTGCGGTTCTGTGCGTCATCGGCGGGCTGGCGTGGATCCGGTTCGCGCCGTCAGACCCCGCCTACTGGAACGTCGATCCGCATGTCACGGCGGACCAGGACCTGGCCGATGGGGTGCGGCGGCGCATCCCCGGCGGCGAGGCGGTCTTTGAACGGCTGAACGGAATCATCCTCGCCACCCCCCGGACAGATGTGCTGGCCGGCAGCGTGGCGGACGGGCAGGTGACCTATGTCACCCGGTCCAAATGGATGGGCTTTCCCGATTACACCACGGTCAAGCTGAATGGCGACGTGCTGGAGCTTTGGGCGCGGTTGCGGTTCGGGCGCTCCGACATGGGCGTGAACCGTGACCGGGTCGAGGGCTGGCTGGCACAACTGGGCGCGGGACGCGACAGCTAG